In the genome of Ktedonobacteraceae bacterium, the window TACAGTCCCCGCACCATCTGCGCGGGACCCACAAACCAGCGCTCTCCCAGCCCACTCACGCGAATACCAAAATCCACGCCATTGCGCGCCATCGTCACCACTACACTGCTATACGGCACGTTGGCTCCTGCTAATGTAATCGCCTTGGCCGCGGCCATCCCGGCATTGAGATGAAAATGGTCGTTTCCGGCGATGAAACGCAGCACGGCGGCCGTTTCCGCCGCCGAATTGCCCGTTTCTGCCAGCGCAGGCCCTACCTGGCGCGCGAAGACCGATGAAGCCGCCTTGTTGCGGTTATGGCACTCGTCGCCCATCTGCAGCGCCTGGGCCATAATTGCACGGATATCGACCCCGCCCATCTGCTGAACCGCTCGCGCCAGCGCAGGCCCCAGCACATCTTGCATCCAGCGCAGGCGTTCCAGCACATCAGAAGAATACGCCCCGTAGCGCAGCACCTTGCCAAGTCCCTCATTCAAGGTTGAATAGGTGCGGTTGCCATGCGTTTTATCCTCAAGCACGTAGAGCGGCATAGATGGTGATGTGATGCCGGCCATCGGCCCAACGACGTTGAAATGGTGGCATGGCTCGAAATCGATGGCCCCGGATTCGGCTAGCTGCACGGCCTCTTGCTCGTCCCTGGCCCAGCCTTCATAGAGGCAGGCCCCAATAACCGCGCCACGCATGGGGCCACACATACGCTCCCAGCTAATAGGCGGACCGGCATGCAGCAATTTGCGCGCTTGCAGCGCTGGAATCACCTCGCGCGCCGGTCGCACATCGACCAGGACGGGATGCGCGGCCAGCATGCGTTCGACTGCGATCTTGTTAGCTTCGTCTACTGCCGGATTGTTTAGAAGCTTTGCCAGCGCTCTCGTGTTGCCTGCTGGCGGTCGCCATGATACACGAATTACATCGATTCCCTGCTCCTCGATGGCATCGGCAAAAATGTCTGCTCCAACATTAATGATGGGCGCAGGCCCGGCAGCGTTTGTCATCTGCTCCATATGCTTACCTCGCTTGAGTAAGTAACTCGACACAGCGCCAGGCGGCATCTGCATTGCTTGTGAAAACCTCGGCCCCGGCTTCACGAAAACGCGCAGCCTGCCTCGAAAGCCGTTGTGGATCGCCCTCGGTGCCACACAATGAAATCACGAAGTTGAGCGCGCGACCCTGCGA includes:
- a CDS encoding DUF1116 domain-containing protein; the encoded protein is MEQMTNAAGPAPIINVGADIFADAIEEQGIDVIRVSWRPPAGNTRALAKLLNNPAVDEANKIAVERMLAAHPVLVDVRPAREVIPALQARKLLHAGPPISWERMCGPMRGAVIGACLYEGWARDEQEAVQLAESGAIDFEPCHHFNVVGPMAGITSPSMPLYVLEDKTHGNRTYSTLNEGLGKVLRYGAYSSDVLERLRWMQDVLGPALARAVQQMGGVDIRAIMAQALQMGDECHNRNKAASSVFARQVGPALAETGNSAAETAAVLRFIAGNDHFHLNAGMAAAKAITLAGANVPYSSVVVTMARNGVDFGIRVSGLGERWFVGPAQMVRGLYFAGYGPEDANLDIGDSAITETSGVGAFAMAGAPAIVQFIGGTPADALRYTQEMYALTVTSNPLFGIPALDFRGTPTGIDIRQVCRLNMPPVINTGIAHRLPGIGQIGAGIVYPPMECFEAALSALAEAL